Proteins from a genomic interval of Rosa chinensis cultivar Old Blush chromosome 2, RchiOBHm-V2, whole genome shotgun sequence:
- the LOC112184715 gene encoding uncharacterized protein LOC112184715 yields MWLQHTDCVNVIEQGWMTPVTGDFMGQVGRKIKQTGTLLQRWHSGVFQQRQTEIKLIQGKLDDLMRKDYEVSHFDEQKALQFRLNELLSLNETYWRQRSRIQWLRDGDRNTSFFHRRASNRRCRNRVKGLRNGQGQWTSQPIEVSDILINYYETIFRSETVDSIALETILDSMQPKVTEEMNRDLVASYTDSEIKKALFQMHPSKSPGPDGMSPCFFQKFWNVVGHDVCMAVRDILLTGRISQESNFTHLTLIPKIKEPQVPSDLRPIALCNVVYKIASKVLANRLKCILPHIVSPLQSAFVPGRLISDNTLVATEVAHFMKKLRHQADGFFSLKLDISKAYDRLEWQYVEAVLLKLGFCRQWVDVVLATIKSVSYSILMNGTPTGFIVPTRGIRQGDPLSPYLFILCAEGLSSLISSSIQNGTIKGLLMSPTAPVLHHLLFADDSFLFGEASVRECQAFKNLLSIYARASGQMINLQKSSVVFSGNVSRQVINQLSSILGVTCVKEHGLYLGLPIHVGRNKTTIFSYLKERLSKKLISWRSKILSAGATLFSIFLGKYRWEKKDSLEILGKNVCFPRMCVPKEAGGLGFKHLHAHNLAMLAKKGWRLLSNPDSLVARVFKAVYHPWGSFLDADMGDRPSYSWRSIMEARPVLQAGLFWRIGNGTSVKIWEHAWIPNVPSHSLEKPNDTVFEVVSDLINAQDCTWDIPAIHACFPSNIVPQVLSIPLSRRVGVDKLAWKLHKRGLFSVKSAYTIARDFSIGHVFASSSNGDTYAPLWKALWKANVPNKVVIFGWRAAHNLLPTRTALTSKGYSGDLNCCVCSESVETLEHLFRDCSIAKDILGAPPFSLPSSPLTWKEWLLDRASNLSTSLFDKLLVLLWSFWKNRNEKLWKNQSQTSPRLVASSMAWYEEYLQANKPCTIATSVQQKANGVLRDSIGQFLAAFSSRVQFVSSPLHVELLALKKGLELLQAMHITNAVVESDCLMAVQAIYAWDCDLSPLRALVADVRSLLHSSIDFSITFAPRQANVVAHRLAALSFESEIQCEWFVTAPDIILDALMYDFNRT; encoded by the exons AACTGGTGATTTCATGGGTCAGGTTGGTAGAAAAATCAAGCAGACTGGTACTCTGTTGCAACGGTGGCATTCTGGTGTTTTCCAGCAGCGACAAACTGAGATAAAGCTTATACAAGGAAAGTTGGATGATCTTATGAGGAAAGATTACGAGGTCAGTCATTTTGATGAGCAGAAGGCATTACAATTTCGTCTGAATGAGCTTTTATCACTTAATGAAACTTACTGGAGGCAACGATCTCGGATTCAATGGTTACGAGATGGTGACCGGAATACTTCATTCTTTCATAGAAGGGCGTCTAATCGACGCTGCAGGAATCGAGTTAAGGGCTTGCGTAATGGTCAAGGACAATGGACCTCCCAACCTATTGAGGTGTCTGATATTTTAATCAACTACTATGAAACTATTTTCCGTTCGGAGACAGTTGATAGTATTGCTCTAGAGACCATTCTGGACTCCATGCAACCTAAAGTTACAGAGGAGATGAATAGAGATCTTGTAGCTTCTTATACTGATTCCGAAATCAAGAAGGCCTTATTCCAAATGCATCCGTCTAAATCCCCCGGACCTGATGGTATGTCTCCTTGCTTTTTTCAAAAATTCTGGAACGTGGTTGGTCATGATGTTTGCATGGCTGTTAGGGATATACTTCTTACAGGAAGGATTTCACAGGAATCGAATTTTACTCATTTGACACTCATTCCAAAAATTAAAGAGCCACAGGTACCTTCTGATCTAAGACCTATTGCATTATGCAATGTGGTTTATAAGATTGCTTCTAAGGTCTTGGCCAACAGATTAAAGTGTATTCTTCCTCACATTGTCTCTCCATTGCAAAGCGCTTTTGTTCCCGGGAGGCTTATCTCGGATAATACCTTAGTGGCTACAGAGGTAGCACACTTTATGAAGAAACTTCGACATCAGGCTGATGGTTTCTTCTCCCTTAAGCTTGACATCTCCAAAGCCTATGACAGACTAGAATGGCAGTATGTGGAAGCAGTGTTACTCAAACTTGGCTTCTGTCGACAATGGGTGGATGTTGTGCTCGCTACTATTAAATCTGTTAGCTACTCTATCCTTATGAATGGCACCCCAACTGGTTTCATTGTTCCAACTAGGGGAATTCGACAAGGGGACCCATTGTCTCCTTATCTCTTTATTTTGTGTGCTGAAGGGCTTTCTTCGCTTATCTCTTCCTCTATACAGAACGGAACTATCAAAGGACTCTTGATGTCGCCTACTGCCCCAGTACTTCATCACTTGTTATTTGCTGATGATAGTTTTCTTTTTGGAGAGGCTTCTGTTCGAGAGTGTCAAGCATTTAAGAATTTGCTTTCTATTTATGCTCGGGCTTCGGGGCAGATGATCAATCTACAAAAGTCTAGTGTTGTCTTCAGTGGTAATGTTAGTAGGCAGGTTATTAATCAACTTTCCTCTATTCTTGGAGTGACCTGCGTTAAGGAGCATGGTCTGTATTTGGGATTGCCTATTCACGTAGGACGTAACAAGACAACTATTTTTTCTTACCTGAAAGAAAGACTTTCCAAGAAGTTAATCAGTTGGCGGTCTAAGATTCTCAGTGCAGGTG CAACTTTgttctcaatttttttggggaaaTACAGATGGGAAAAGAAAGATTCATTGGAGATCTTGGGAAAGAATGTGTGTTTCCCAAGAATGTGTGTTCCTAAGGAGGCTGGTGGCTTGGGTTTTAAACATCTGCATGCTCACAATCTTGCCATGTTAGCTAAGAAAGGTTGGCGACTTCTCTCGAATCCAGATTCACTTGTTGCACGGGTTTTTAAAGCTGTTTACCATCCATGGGGATCTTTTCTTGATGCTGACATGGGTGATAGACCTTCTTATTCATGGAGGAGCATCATGGAAGCTAGACCCGTGTTACAAGCTGGGTTATTTTGGAGGATTGGTAATGGAACCTCTGTGAAGATCTGGGAGCATGCTTGGATACCTAATGTACCATCTCATTCCCTTGAGAAACCGAATGATACAGTTTTTGAAGTGGTTTCTGACTTGATTAATGCTCAGGATTGTACTTGGGACATCCCTGCTATTCATGCATGTTTTCCTTCTAATATTGTTCCTCAGGTTTTGTCCATTCCATTAAGTCGGAGAGTGGGGGTGGATAAGCTTGCTTGGAAACTTCATAAACGAGGTCTCTTTTCAGTTAAATCAGCCTATACCATTGCTCGTGATTTTTCTATTGGCCATGTTTTTGCCTCGTCTTCCAATGGGGATACTTATGCTCCACTTTGGAAAGCTTTGTGGAAAGCAAATGTCCCTAACAAAGTGGTTATTTTTGGATGGAGAGCAGCTCATAATCTTCTTCCTACTCGAACTGCATTAACATCCAAAGGTTATTCTGGTGATCTTAATTGTTGTGTTTGTTCAGAATCTGTGGAAACCCTTGAGCATTTGTTTCGAGATTGTAGCATTGCTAAGGATATTTTGGGTGCTCCTCCTTTTTCCCTTCCTTCTTCTCCACTGACTTGGAAAGAGTGGTTGCTGGACCGAGCCTCCAATTTGTCTACTAGCTTGTTTGATAAGTTATTGGTTCTTTTATGGAGCTTTTGGAAGAACCGAAATGAGAAGCTTTGGAAAAATCAGTCTCAAACTAGTCCAAGGTTGGTGGCATCGTCTATGGCCTGGTATGAGGAGTATCTACAGGCTAATAAACCTTGTACCATTGCCACATCAGTTCAACAGAAAGCCA ACGGTGTCCTTCGTGACTCTATTGGTCAATTCCTTGCTGCCTTCTCTAGTCGTGTGCAGTTTGTTAGTTCTCCATTACATGTTGAGCTTTTGGCTCTGAAGAAGGGATTGGAGTTACTGCAGGCCATGCATATTACGAATGCAGTAGTCGAAAGTGATTGCCTAATGGCGGTACAAGCAATTTATGCTTGGGATTGTGATCTGTCACCATTGAGAGCCTTAGTTGCTGATGTCCGAAGTCTCCTTCACTCTAGTATAGATTTCTCCATCACTTTTGCCCCTAGACAGGCTAATGTTGTAGCTCATAGGTTGGCTGCCCTTAGTTTTGAGTCGGAGATACAATGTGAATGGTTTGTAACTGCTCCAGATATCATACTGGATGCCCTCATGTACGATTTTAATCGTACCTAG